The Pedobacter roseus genome contains a region encoding:
- a CDS encoding lantibiotic dehydratase: protein MKESKSMVYRFLPQVFLRAPYYSFSGYDLSRLPEVLQEQAFRNAVFLASAGFYALLEKKEFDFDQLADKEKHTLYKYYNRMCFRPTPFGSFSSFSLLQWGSGGQVRLAGSDESILHLLPDQKFLTKLLNRAEADLPDGIMVNPALYRFNDVFRYTKSSIDDKGRFNFSLEGITAVKFNIQLFSFLSSKKVSKKIVLSWIVQHADCSAEEAEEYIRFLLDAGAVFNGTQAKIISDEVIECFPGFPGWNDFWKNNTVTALSGEPALSALAGDISKIVKENKPFISQPFYAALKRPDTVGGPDSSVQEELSRAVHVMQLLSATEQPADLSRFIRDFRTRFDQERVPLLLALDPDAGLHYGDMEPSMLDQDILENIPFPKPDEENRTLGWHASQQFIFKLWIGDTLRHPWSPLQITEDDVTKLRDHKKAVLPLPQTQALMYRSTGEHLIIESSGGVTATSLIGRFSCFSDAVHQFCRELAAMESASNPEVVFADIAQQSDSHVDNINRRKPIYSYELPLNVFPSQPAEQLVLPGELMLSLQGGELILESSKLNKRVIPRLATAYNFRNNHSPVYRLLCDLQFQGVQAGLSFSLENFFPGLTFYPRVCYGRVVLCLAKWNFKESEIALLTLGDNADPIKALDGFRKEHHLPRHITVGATDQQLVFDLANTAEARFFLQCIHGLKRITIQEYLLPDRSVLSGKKPLAGQMIAFLSHENNIYKSSEKESTAVHREKQRDFLMGSNWLYLKIFCIPRASDEILSKVIFPFIKGQKKRIKKWFFIRYTEKGYHLRLRIQAEESDLGAILVALRKKIESSGHDKLIRDFQGDTYRREIERYGAGLISDVEELFWAGSYLAALSLTLKGKNSFKLSEFELALLSAYRMVSCFFPSLVDSLDYLGKVTDHFMAEVRADKSLKVAMDEKYRENKLLIADLLDSRELSKYLSPLLKQMSVLNGLTKNYSKDKRMELLADLVHMQLNRTFSIRQRQQELLVYHCLQKYAGSRLAREKSSV from the coding sequence ATGAAAGAAAGTAAGTCTATGGTTTACCGGTTTTTGCCGCAGGTATTTTTAAGGGCACCCTATTATAGCTTTAGCGGTTATGACCTTTCGCGGTTGCCTGAGGTGTTGCAGGAACAGGCTTTCCGCAATGCAGTATTTTTGGCGAGCGCCGGGTTTTATGCTTTGCTTGAAAAAAAGGAATTTGATTTCGATCAATTGGCGGATAAGGAAAAACATACCCTTTATAAGTATTATAACCGGATGTGCTTCCGGCCAACCCCTTTTGGAAGCTTTTCTTCCTTTAGCTTACTCCAATGGGGGAGCGGCGGGCAGGTCAGGCTTGCCGGAAGCGATGAGTCCATCCTTCATTTATTGCCTGACCAGAAATTTTTGACAAAATTACTTAACAGGGCGGAGGCTGATCTGCCGGACGGAATAATGGTTAACCCTGCGCTTTACCGGTTTAATGACGTTTTCCGCTATACCAAATCATCTATCGATGATAAGGGCCGGTTTAATTTTTCTCTGGAAGGGATTACAGCCGTAAAATTCAATATACAACTGTTTTCGTTTTTATCGTCAAAAAAGGTTTCAAAAAAAATAGTGCTAAGCTGGATCGTGCAGCATGCTGATTGTTCAGCAGAAGAAGCGGAAGAATACATCCGGTTTTTGCTTGATGCCGGAGCGGTTTTCAATGGCACCCAAGCCAAAATAATCAGTGATGAGGTCATTGAGTGCTTCCCTGGCTTCCCTGGTTGGAACGATTTCTGGAAAAATAACACGGTGACTGCTTTATCGGGTGAGCCGGCCCTTTCCGCTTTGGCCGGGGATATCAGCAAAATTGTAAAGGAAAACAAACCTTTTATTAGCCAGCCATTTTATGCGGCCCTGAAAAGGCCTGATACGGTCGGGGGACCGGACAGTTCTGTACAGGAAGAACTCTCCAGAGCAGTGCATGTGATGCAGTTATTGTCAGCTACTGAGCAGCCTGCTGACCTATCCCGTTTTATCCGTGATTTCCGGACCCGTTTCGATCAGGAAAGGGTGCCATTGCTGCTGGCTTTGGATCCCGATGCAGGACTGCATTATGGTGATATGGAACCATCTATGCTTGATCAGGATATCCTGGAAAATATTCCCTTCCCTAAACCTGATGAAGAAAACAGGACCCTTGGTTGGCACGCTTCCCAGCAGTTCATTTTCAAACTCTGGATAGGGGACACCCTTCGCCATCCCTGGTCGCCCCTTCAGATCACTGAGGATGATGTAACCAAACTAAGAGATCATAAAAAGGCAGTATTGCCTTTACCCCAGACGCAGGCACTGATGTACCGCTCGACGGGCGAGCACCTGATCATTGAAAGTTCAGGCGGGGTAACTGCCACCTCGCTAATTGGAAGGTTCTCCTGCTTTAGTGATGCGGTACACCAGTTTTGCCGCGAGCTTGCCGCAATGGAAAGTGCCTCAAACCCGGAGGTTGTTTTTGCCGACATTGCCCAGCAGTCTGATAGCCACGTTGACAACATCAATCGTCGCAAACCCATTTATTCTTACGAGCTACCCCTGAATGTATTTCCTTCGCAGCCGGCTGAACAACTGGTGCTGCCGGGCGAACTCATGCTTTCTCTTCAAGGAGGGGAATTGATATTAGAGTCGTCTAAACTCAACAAAAGAGTAATTCCCCGTCTGGCGACAGCTTATAACTTCCGAAATAACCATTCGCCGGTTTACCGGCTTTTGTGCGACCTGCAATTCCAAGGAGTACAGGCGGGACTTTCATTTAGCCTGGAAAACTTTTTTCCGGGCCTTACTTTTTATCCACGGGTTTGCTATGGAAGGGTGGTCCTGTGTCTTGCGAAATGGAATTTTAAGGAATCAGAGATAGCACTTTTAACGCTTGGGGACAACGCTGATCCAATTAAAGCCCTCGATGGGTTTCGCAAAGAGCACCACCTGCCCCGGCATATCACGGTAGGGGCAACAGACCAGCAGCTGGTTTTTGATCTTGCAAATACCGCTGAGGCAAGGTTTTTTCTGCAATGCATTCATGGTTTAAAGCGGATAACCATTCAGGAATATTTATTGCCTGACCGGTCCGTCCTGTCTGGTAAAAAGCCACTTGCGGGGCAAATGATTGCTTTTCTCTCCCATGAAAATAATATTTATAAATCCTCAGAAAAGGAAAGTACCGCCGTTCATCGTGAAAAGCAACGCGACTTTTTAATGGGGAGCAACTGGCTTTACCTTAAAATTTTTTGCATTCCGCGCGCTTCGGATGAAATCCTGAGCAAGGTTATTTTTCCGTTTATTAAAGGGCAGAAAAAGCGGATCAAAAAATGGTTTTTTATTCGCTACACTGAAAAAGGCTATCACCTGCGCCTGCGCATACAGGCTGAAGAAAGTGATCTTGGGGCGATACTCGTCGCTTTGCGTAAAAAGATTGAATCATCCGGACATGACAAGCTTATCAGGGATTTTCAGGGAGATACCTATAGAAGAGAAATCGAACGCTATGGGGCTGGTCTCATATCAGATGTTGAGGAACTTTTCTGGGCGGGAAGTTATCTTGCTGCACTCTCGTTAACTTTAAAAGGGAAAAATTCCTTCAAACTTAGCGAATTTGAACTGGCCTTGCTATCGGCTTATCGCATGGTCAGCTGCTTTTTTCCATCTCTAGTTGATTCCCTCGATTACCTAGGTAAGGTGACAGATCATTTCATGGCGGAGGTCAGGGCAGATAAATCGCTGAAGGTCGCAATGGATGAGAAATACCGGGAAAATAAATTATTGATAGCGGACTTGCTGGATAGTAGAGAATTATCAAAATATCTTTCGCCACTGTTAAAGCAGATGTCAGTTTTAAACGGGCTGACAAAAAACTATTCTAAAGATAAAAGGATGGAGCTATTGGCAGACCTGGTGCATATGCAACTGAACCGGACTTTCTCCATTAGGCAAAGGCAACAGGAATTGCTCGTTTACCATTGCCTGCAAAAATATGCCGGCTCACGTCTGGCACGCGAAAAATCTTCAGTCTAG
- a CDS encoding MauE/DoxX family redox-associated membrane protein has product MKAIFKSTVPPLLVLLFSYAAFSKLFTFSAFDQQLHNQAFPGWLADFLLYFLIPAEIVTALLLCFKRTVLIGLLVSTVLLLAFTAYISLVLADYFSKAPCSCGGVLTSLGWKSHLIFNLVFTALTITSLTIHLKQEVRDKE; this is encoded by the coding sequence ATGAAAGCAATTTTTAAATCAACCGTTCCACCGCTGCTCGTGCTGCTATTTAGTTATGCCGCCTTCAGTAAACTCTTCACTTTTTCAGCTTTTGACCAGCAGCTACACAACCAGGCTTTTCCCGGCTGGCTTGCAGATTTTCTACTGTATTTTTTGATCCCAGCAGAAATTGTTACCGCACTCCTGCTATGTTTCAAAAGGACCGTACTTATTGGTTTGCTGGTTTCAACTGTACTTCTGCTCGCCTTCACCGCCTATATCTCCCTGGTGCTGGCAGACTATTTCAGCAAGGCGCCATGTAGCTGCGGCGGAGTATTAACATCGCTCGGATGGAAATCGCACCTCATTTTTAACCTCGTATTCACCGCATTAACGATAACTAGCTTAACTATTCACCTAAAGCAGGAGGTTCGTGACAAAGAGTAA
- a CDS encoding LytR/AlgR family response regulator transcription factor, translating to MSLTCYIIDDEYHSIEVLDKYVNQTPGLELVGSSTNPLLALEELCTIQTPDIVLLDVDMPQLNGLDVADLIGSASNIIFTTSYREYAPEAFEKDAVDYLLKPINYTRFLKAVTKVRSNLTSHTNQTTASAFFFVKSNIKGKFNRITIAEILYIENIGNYIIIHMKDEKVTTYLTLAEVLSKLPAEGFSRIHQSYIVNHAAIHSLEYAQIRLSGEVSIPIGGTYRTAFREKIQPALLISKRDKSDH from the coding sequence ATGAGCTTAACCTGTTATATTATTGATGATGAGTATCATTCAATTGAAGTACTTGATAAATACGTCAATCAAACCCCAGGACTCGAACTGGTTGGCAGCTCAACCAACCCGCTTTTAGCGTTGGAAGAATTATGTACTATCCAAACTCCAGATATTGTACTTTTAGATGTCGATATGCCACAACTCAATGGCCTAGATGTGGCAGACCTGATAGGTTCAGCAAGTAATATTATTTTCACAACTTCCTACCGCGAGTACGCGCCCGAGGCATTTGAAAAAGATGCGGTAGATTACCTGCTAAAGCCAATCAATTACACTAGGTTTTTAAAGGCAGTTACCAAGGTGCGCTCAAATCTCACCAGTCATACCAATCAAACCACTGCTAGCGCCTTCTTTTTCGTGAAAAGCAACATCAAAGGGAAATTTAACCGGATCACCATCGCAGAGATCCTTTATATTGAAAACATAGGCAATTACATCATCATCCATATGAAAGATGAAAAAGTAACCACTTACCTCACTTTAGCGGAAGTGCTTTCCAAATTGCCTGCTGAGGGTTTTTCCAGGATTCATCAGTCTTACATCGTCAACCATGCAGCTATCCATTCGTTAGAGTATGCACAGATAAGACTAAGCGGCGAGGTGAGTATTCCAATTGGAGGCACTTACCGCACCGCCTTCCGGGAAAAAATCCAGCCGGCTTTACTTATCAGTAAAAGAGATAAAAGTGATCACTAG
- a CDS encoding helix-turn-helix domain-containing protein, which produces MSRAKNDADSEKAKQVLKLVGERIRSLREAKGERNYEKFAFKHDLNRTQLWRYENGEDLYFSSLLKVLSALDISLAEFFSDGFDQSVK; this is translated from the coding sequence ATGAGTAGAGCCAAAAACGACGCGGATAGCGAAAAAGCAAAGCAAGTTTTGAAATTGGTTGGAGAACGAATTCGTTCTCTTAGGGAAGCGAAAGGGGAACGGAACTATGAAAAATTTGCTTTTAAACATGACCTTAACCGTACGCAGCTCTGGCGCTATGAAAACGGCGAAGATTTGTACTTCTCATCTTTGTTGAAAGTGCTTTCAGCATTGGATATTAGCCTTGCTGAGTTTTTTAGCGATGGGTTTGATCAGTCAGTTAAGTGA
- a CDS encoding sensor histidine kinase encodes MRALYFSSLAMFYWSSGRIAFFKRQTLEAEKRQLIIEKDNAELEAQLANSRNAYLQQQINPHMLFNTLNFIYNSAQKYSDDAANCIWLLSEIMRFSLEEADPDGKIRLDREVEQIRNLVAINRYRFKEPIYLNIELSSDLSHYKIIPLILLTLTENIFKHGNLTEITSPALLKLITNETGQLTFYSRNLKKSKNARQRKALGLQNIRLRMDSFYKGNYKLEINEPDEFYELTLILKL; translated from the coding sequence ATGAGAGCATTATACTTCTCTAGTTTGGCGATGTTTTATTGGTCTTCTGGTCGCATTGCTTTTTTTAAAAGACAAACGTTAGAGGCGGAAAAGCGTCAATTGATTATTGAAAAAGACAACGCAGAGTTGGAAGCCCAACTTGCCAACTCACGTAACGCCTACCTGCAACAACAGATCAATCCGCATATGCTCTTCAATACACTGAACTTCATTTACAACAGTGCACAGAAATATTCAGATGATGCGGCAAATTGCATTTGGCTCTTATCTGAGATTATGCGTTTTAGTCTCGAAGAAGCAGATCCGGATGGAAAAATTAGATTAGATAGAGAAGTTGAACAAATTCGAAATCTCGTGGCCATTAACCGTTACCGTTTTAAAGAGCCCATATACCTCAATATAGAACTAAGTAGTGATTTGAGCCATTACAAAATAATTCCACTGATCTTGCTTACCTTAACTGAAAATATATTCAAACATGGGAACCTAACAGAAATTACCTCTCCGGCTTTACTGAAGTTAATAACAAACGAAACCGGACAGCTAACATTCTACAGCAGGAACTTAAAAAAATCAAAGAACGCTCGTCAGCGGAAAGCACTAGGCCTACAAAATATCAGGCTCCGCATGGATTCATTTTACAAAGGCAATTACAAGCTGGAAATCAATGAGCCTGACGAATTTTACGAACTCACTTTAATCCTCAAATTATGA